The Acidiferrobacter thiooxydans sequence CCGGGATGCGCTCGGCCTGAACCCGATCGAAAACTTCATCCAGACGGATGCCGCCATCAATCCCGGAAACTCGGGGGGCGCACTCATCAATACCGAAGGGCATCTGATCGGCATCGACAGCGCCATCTATACCCATAGCGGGGGCTTCCAGGGGATCGGCTTTGCCATCCCCGTCAACCTAGCGCGCCATGTGTTTCGCCAAATCGTCAAATACGGCCATGTGATCGAAGGCTGGATAGGCGTTGCCGGCCAGACGCTCACGCCGGCGCTCGCGCGCGCCCTGAAGCTCCCGAGGTCCACGCACGGGGTGGTGGTAGCGGCGATCTACAAGAATGGACCGGCGGCCAAGGCCGGCATACGCCCAGGAGACGTGCTCTACGCAATCAACGGCCGACCGCTGCGCTCGGCCAACCGTGCCCTGCTCACGATCGCGGATACCAAGCCCGGCACCCCCGTCACGCTCGGCGTGCTGCGTGCCGGCCGGCGCCTGACGGTTCACGCCATCGTAGCGACACGGCCCCCCTGAAGGCTCCTGCGTCATACGATCGCTCGCCGGCGCCGCCCCCCTGACAGGACCGTCGAGGGAGGTGAGCGCTCACAGCCCCGTGTCTCGCGAGGCCATCCGCCAGCGCCCGGCGCGGGGCCATGCGCCATGGTGGCGATCGCGCTGCGGCCGGCCTCAAGACCCGGGCACGACCCCCCGCCCGCCGGCGGGCACGCCGTCAGGCCGGCGATCCGACAGCACGGATCATCCCCGCGCGGACGCGTCGGTCGCGCACTTACGCGGCCCTGGTGGCATCGCGGGACGCCGCCGCCGTCCAGCGGATGATCTCCATGCGACCATCATGATGCTCGACGAGCGCCGTACAGCTCTCGACCCAGTCTCCGTCGTTGTAGTACTGGATGTTCTTGATAAGCTTGTGCTCGGCATGATGAATGTGGCCGCATACGACCCCGTCGTAGTGGCGTCGCAAGGCCTCTTCCGCCACCAGCGACTCATAGTCATTGATGAATTGCACCGCCCTCTTGACGTGGTACTTCACATAGCCACTCAATGACCATTCGTGACGCACCCCGAACAGACGAAGCAGCTTTTGCAGGTAGCGGTTCAGAAACAGCAGAGCCGTATAGCCGTGATCTCCGAGATGGGTAAGCCACCTGGCATAACGCATCGC is a genomic window containing:
- a CDS encoding UDP-2,3-diacylglucosamine diphosphatase gives rise to the protein MSRPIYRSIFISDVHLGTRGCQAERLLDFFRSHSCEELFLVGDIIDLWRLKTRWYWPSSHNTVIQKILRMARNGVKVHYIRGNHDPIFEFLSELTLADGATVALGDVVICEDYVHRTADGRCLWVIHGDQFDAAMRYARWLTHLGDHGYTALLFLNRYLQKLLRLFGVRHEWSLSGYVKYHVKRAVQFINDYESLVAEEALRRHYDGVVCGHIHHAEHKLIKNIQYYNDGDWVESCTALVEHHDGRMEIIRWTAAASRDATRAA